One genomic region from Bufo bufo chromosome 3, aBufBuf1.1, whole genome shotgun sequence encodes:
- the LOC120993983 gene encoding protein kinase C delta type-like, which yields MIKASKRPESPIQESIQRKRKRGEEMGGKADDRPSTSYNTDMEQLSGTIPADAPIIVTGLESFTFHKILGEGGYGKVMLATHPACQQQLAVKLVKKRVLLQDFKDNVLIERQVLEVTGKNPLFTHAYATFQTEDYAFFIMEFLSGGDLSGLMRANAPFTVPVTR from the exons ATGATCAAGGCTTCAAAAAGACCTGAAAGCCCTATACAGGAGAGTATCCAGAGAAAGAGGAAGAGAGGAGAAGAGATGGGGGGAAAAGCTGATGACAGACCCAGCACGTCCTACAATACTGACATGGAACAGCTGTCAG GGACAATCCCAGCAGACGCCCCCATCATTGTGACTGGACTGGAAAGCTTCACCTTCCATAAAATCCTTGGAGAGGGTGGTTATGGTAAA GTCATGCTGGCCACACATCCCGCCTGCCAACAACAACTAGCAGTGAagctggtgaagaagagggtcctgcTTCAGGACTTTAAAGACAATGTCCTGATTGAGCGACAGGTCCTGGAGGTGACTGGGAAGAATCCATTGTTTACCCATGCTTATGCCACCTTCCAGACCGAG GACTATGCCTTCTTCATCATGGAGTTTCTTAGCGGAGGAGACCTAAGTGGCCTCATGAGAGCCAACGCCCCATTCACCGTCCCAGTCACCAGGTAA